The following are from one region of the Ochotona princeps isolate mOchPri1 chromosome 4, mOchPri1.hap1, whole genome shotgun sequence genome:
- the LOC131480225 gene encoding cytochrome b-c1 complex subunit 7-like: MQDDTIHKDEDVKEAIRRLPENLYNDRMFHIKRALDLTMRQQILPTEQWSKNEEDKFYLEPYLKEVIREKKEREEWGKK; encoded by the coding sequence ATGCAAGATGATACAATACACAAGGACGAAGATGTGAAAGAAGCCATTAGGAGGCTCCCTGAGAACCTTTATAATGACAGGATGTTTCACATCAAGAGGGCACTGGACCTGACCATGAGGCAGCAGATCTTGCCTACGGAGCAGTGGTCAAAAAATGAAGAGGATAAATTCTACCTTGAACCGTATCTGAAAGAGGTTATtcgggaaaaaaaagagagagaagaatgggGAAAGAAATAA